A stretch of the Hippocampus zosterae strain Florida chromosome 18, ASM2543408v3, whole genome shotgun sequence genome encodes the following:
- the LOC127590845 gene encoding uncharacterized protein LOC127590845 isoform X4 encodes MLQTPNDGILTEPSGDQEGSERATSSLQQTPSDGILTEPSGDQEGSERSTSSLQQTPSVPILKKPSEDQERSGRSTSSLQQTPSDGILTEPSGDQEGSERSTSSLQQVTTSYHDILGLSFQLSLTNTGEVINQKHGLSMISVVMSSYFFRPEKPECVSGDMTFVLT; translated from the exons atgttgcagacaccaaatgacgggatcttgactgaaccttctggagaccaagaagggagtgagagagccacttcatccttacaacag acaccaagtgatgggatcttgactgaaccttctggagaccaagaagggagtgagagatccacttcatccttacaacag acaccaagtgttccgatcctaaagaaaccttctgaagatcaagaaaggagtggaagatccacttcttccttacaacag acaccaagtgacgggatcttgactgaaccttctggagaccaagaagggagtgagagatccacttcatccttacaacag gttactacttcttatcatgatatactaggtttgagttttcagctttctttgacaaacacaggagaagttataaatcagaaacatggactctccatgatttcagtcgtcatgtcctcatatttctttagacctgaaaaacctgagtgtgtttcag
- the LOC127590845 gene encoding uncharacterized protein LOC127590845 isoform X1, translated as MLQTPNDGILTEPSGDQEGSERATSSLQQTPSVPILKKPSEDQERSGRSTSSLQQTPSDGILTEPSGDQEGSERSTSSLQQTPSVPILKKPSEDQERSGRSTSSLQQTPSDGILTEPSGDQEGSERSTSSLQQVTTSYHDILGLSFQLSLTNTGEVINQKHGLSMISVVMSSYFFRPEKPECVSGDMTFVLT; from the exons atgttgcagacaccaaatgacgggatcttgactgaaccttctggagaccaagaagggagtgagagagccacttcatccttacaacag acaccaagtgttccgatcctaaagaaaccttctgaagatcaagaaaggagtggaagatccacttcttccttacaacag acaccaagtgatgggatcttgactgaaccttctggagaccaagaagggagtgagagatccacttcatccttacaacag acaccaagtgttccgatcctaaagaaaccttctgaagatcaagaaaggagtggaagatccacttcttccttacaacag acaccaagtgacgggatcttgactgaaccttctggagaccaagaagggagtgagagatccacttcatccttacaacag gttactacttcttatcatgatatactaggtttgagttttcagctttctttgacaaacacaggagaagttataaatcagaaacatggactctccatgatttcagtcgtcatgtcctcatatttctttagacctgaaaaacctgagtgtgtttcag
- the LOC127590845 gene encoding uncharacterized protein LOC127590845 isoform X5 — protein sequence MLQTPNDGILTEPSGDQEGSERATSSLQQTPSVPILKKPSEDQERSGRSTSSLQQTPSVPILKKPSEDQERSGRSTSSLQQTPSDGILTEPSGDQEGSERSTSSLQQVTTSYHDILGLSFQLSLTNTGEVINQKHGLSMISVVMSSYFFRPEKPECVSGDMTFVLT from the exons atgttgcagacaccaaatgacgggatcttgactgaaccttctggagaccaagaagggagtgagagagccacttcatccttacaacag acaccaagtgttccgatcctaaagaaaccttctgaagatcaagaaaggagtggaagatccacttcttccttacaacag acaccaagtgttccgatcctaaagaaaccttctgaagatcaagaaaggagtggaagatccacttcttccttacaacag acaccaagtgacgggatcttgactgaaccttctggagaccaagaagggagtgagagatccacttcatccttacaacag gttactacttcttatcatgatatactaggtttgagttttcagctttctttgacaaacacaggagaagttataaatcagaaacatggactctccatgatttcagtcgtcatgtcctcatatttctttagacctgaaaaacctgagtgtgtttcag
- the LOC127590845 gene encoding uncharacterized protein LOC127590845 isoform X6 — translation MLQTPNDGILTEPSGDQEGSERATSSLQQTPSVPILKKPSEDQERSGRSTSSLQQTPSDGILTEPSGDQEGSERSTSSLQQTPSDGILTEPSGDQEGSERSTSSLQQVTTSYHDILGLSFQLSLTNTGEVINQKHGLSMISVVMSSYFFRPEKPECVSGDMTFVLT, via the exons atgttgcagacaccaaatgacgggatcttgactgaaccttctggagaccaagaagggagtgagagagccacttcatccttacaacag acaccaagtgttccgatcctaaagaaaccttctgaagatcaagaaaggagtggaagatccacttcttccttacaacag acaccaagtgatgggatcttgactgaaccttctggagaccaagaagggagtgagagatccacttcatccttacaacag acaccaagtgacgggatcttgactgaaccttctggagaccaagaagggagtgagagatccacttcatccttacaacag gttactacttcttatcatgatatactaggtttgagttttcagctttctttgacaaacacaggagaagttataaatcagaaacatggactctccatgatttcagtcgtcatgtcctcatatttctttagacctgaaaaacctgagtgtgtttcag
- the LOC127590845 gene encoding uncharacterized protein LOC127590845 isoform X3 gives MLQTPNDGILTEPSGDQEGSERATSSLQQTPSVPILKKPSEDQERSGRSTSSLQQTPSDGILTEPSGDQEGSERSTSSLQQTPSVPILKKPSEDQERSGRSTSSLQQVTTSYHYILGLSFQLSLTNTGEVINQKHGLSMISVVMSSYFFRPEKPECVSGDMTFVLT, from the exons atgttgcagacaccaaatgacgggatcttgactgaaccttctggagaccaagaagggagtgagagagccacttcatccttacaacag acaccaagtgttccgatcctaaagaaaccttctgaagatcaagaaaggagtggaagatccacttcttccttacaacag acaccaagtgatgggatcttgactgaaccttctggagaccaagaagggagtgagagatccacttcatccttacaacag acaccaagtgttccgatcctaaagaaaccttctgaagatcaagaaaggagtggaagatccacttcttccttacaacaggttactacgtcttatcattatatactag gtttgagttttcagctttctttgacaaacacaggagaagttataaatcagaaacatggactctccatgatttcagtcgtcatgtcctcatatttctttagacctgaaaaacctgagtgtgtttcag